The following DNA comes from Dehalococcoidia bacterium.
CTTGATCTCGTCGGCGATCCGCGCGATGAAGCGGGCGAGCAGCTGGAATTCCTCGGCCTGGCGCTTGCGCGCGGCCAGCTCCTTCTGGTCGGTCCGGTCCTCGAAGACCAGCGCCGCGCCCAGGGGCGCCGACTCCTCGCCCCGGATCGGGTACGTGCTGACCTCCAGCCACCGATTGCTGAGCGCCAGATGGATCTCCGAGCGCGGCAGCGGCCGGTCGGCGCTCAGCGTCTCGAACAGCATGTCGCCCAGCGGCGAAGGGAGACGGCGCAGGTCCTGGCCCGCCACCTCCGCCGCCTTGAGCCCCAAGATCTCCTCGGCCCGCCGATTGAAGATCCCGACGCGGTGGTCACGGCCGATCGTGACGACGCCGCTCGACATGTGGGCCAGGATGCGTTCGTTGAACTCCTTCTCCCGCCGGAGCTCATGGTGGAGGGTGATGTCGCGGATGGCGGTGGCCAGGTGTGCCGCCAGGTCGAAGAGCGTCTCCATCTCCACCCGGCTGTAGCCCCCGCCCGCCACCGGCTGCCCGGCGACGAGGATGGCCACCAGGTCGCCGTGGGCCAGGAGCGGGACCGCCAGCACCCCGCCCAGCATCGTCAGCTCGCGCGCCGCCTCCGGATCGGCGAGGTCGTTCAGCCGGGCCGGCCGCCCCTGCGTTGCCAGCCAGTCGGCCAGCCCCTCGCTCGCCCGCAGCCGGACCGACGCCGTCACTTGCGGCGCCAGCCCCCGGTGCGTCCGTACCCGATACGCCCCGCCCTCGTCGGGCAGGAGCAGCGCCGACCGCGCGGGCCGAAGGAGCTGGCCGATGGCGTCCAGGAACAGGTCGAGGACCCGGGACAGGTTGAATCCGGCGGCGAGGACGCGCGTGAACTCTCTCAGGATGCCGCCGATGGCCGGCGCCTCGCGCGCTTCGTCTTCCGCGGTCCGGCGGCCGCCGGCGACCACCTCGGCCAACTGGATGCGCAGGGCGGCGATCTCGGCGAGCAGTCGCCGGCGGTCCGCCACCTGGCGCAGGACCACCTCGACGTCGCGCGTCGTGAACCCCTCGGCCAGCACCAGGTCGGCGACGTCGGCCGCGTCCTCCGGCGGCCCCACGGCGACCAGCAGGGTGCCAGGGCGGGCGTCCCGAAGCCGGGCGGCGAAGGCCGAGAGGTCGCCTCCGCGCCGGCAGTCCCGCACGACGAGGTCCACGTCCACTAGACGCAAGGTCCGCAGCGCCTCGTCGTCGTCGCCGACCACGAACACGGAGCAACCCGCCAGGGCCCGCCGCAGCTGGGCCTGCAGCGCGGCATCGGGGCGAACGAGCAGCGCGCTCTTCATGCCGCCGGGTTCATCGAAGGCCGCGGAGCTTCCACGGGCGGCGGCGCCGGCAACTCGACCGTGAACACCGCGCCGCCCTCGTCCCGGTTGGCGGCCCAGATGCGGGCGCCGTGGCTCTCGGCGATGGCGGAGGAGATCGCGAGGCCCAGTCCCGAGCCGCGTGCCTTGGTCGTGAAGAAGGGCTCGAACACCTGGCTCAGCAGAGCCGGCGGGATCCCGGGGCCGGTATCGGCGACCGCCACCCGCACCAGTCCGGCCTCCTCCGCCAGCGTGACGGCCACCGTGCCGCCGCTCGGCGTCGCCTCGCGGGCGTTCATCAGCAGGTTGATGAAGAGCTGCTCCAGCTCGGCCTCGTCGCCCACGGTCAGCGCCGGCTCAACCGGAAGTTGGACGGTCAAGGTCAGCTGCTTCTGCTCGAACACGGGCCCGAGGAACTCCAGCGCGTCCCGCAGCGGCCTCCGCACGTCCAGGCGACGGCGCGGCCGGGCGCCCGGGCGAGACAGCACCCGCAGGCGATCCACCACGCGCTCCATGCGGCCGATCTCCCGGGAGACAACCCGGGAGAACTCCTCGATGAACGCGTCATCGCGCGACCGCCGCGGCACCAGCTGCGTGAAGGCCTTGATCGCCACCAGCGGGTTCTTGATCTCATGCGCCAAGCCGGCAGCCAGGACCTCGAAGTACGCCAGCCGCTCGGCCCGACGGCGCTGGGCCTCCAGTTCCTTGAGCAGGGTGAGGTCGCTGAACACCGAGACGGCGCCGATGATCTCCCCGGCCGGATCGCGCACCGGCGACGTCGTGCAGATCACCGGCCGGGTCGTCTCCCCCGCCGGCAGCGCCAGCTCGGGCTCGGTGTGGCGCTCGCCCGTATCCCGGGCGACCCGGAGCGGCCGCTCGAGCACCGGGGGCAGCACCTCCGCCATCGGGCGGCCCACCACGGTTTCGGCCGGCAGCCCGGTCAGCTCCTCGGCCGCGCGGTTGAGCATGAGCACCCGACCGGCGGCGTTGATGGAGATCACGCCGCTCTCGATCGTGGCCAGGACGTTGGTGAGGTACTCGTTGGCCCGGATGACCTCGGTGTAGAGCTGCGCGTTCTTGATCGCGATCCCGGCCTGATTGGCCAGAGTGGTCAGCAGGCTCAGGTCGTTGGCGTAGAAGGGATCGCCGGAGAGCTTGGGGCCGACCGCGATCGCCCCGATCACCGAGTCCTCGAACACGACCGCCTGGAGGACGACGATCCGGTGCGTGTGGAGGAAGGTGCGGACCTCGCCCGGGAGATCGACCTGGGAGTGGTCATCGTCCACGATGAGTCGCTCTGAATGTCTCAAGGCATCGTCGACGGCGGGCGGCAGCTGGTCCGCGGGCCGCATCGGCGAGGCCGGATCCAGACAGGACCCGATCGCGCGCAGGAGGCCGTCTTCGTCGCGGACGAACACGAGAACACCCTCGGCGCCGGTGGCCGATCGGATCGGCGGCGCGATGACCATGGCCAGCGGGCGTAGCTGGAACACCCGCCGCAGCGTCCGGCTGACCTGGCCCACTGTCTCGGCGAAGCCGAGACGCGATCGGTAAAGGTACCGATCGAGAAGGTGTCCGGCGAGGTCTCGGGTCGGCGGAACCAGGAGGGTGACGGCCACCAGGGCGGTCAGGAAGCCGAGCGACTCCGTCCAGCCAGGGCCGGTCGTCAGCGGCCGGAACAGCAGCAGGAACAGCCCGACCGGGATCAGGGAGAGCGCGCTGGCGATGGCGATGGTGAGTCCACGGTGCACGACCAAACGCAGGTCGAGCAGGCGGTGCCGGATGATGCTGTGGGCGGTCAGCAAGACGAAGGGGGTGAGGAAATAGGGGCCGAGGTAGGTGTGAACAGAGTCCCCTGTCAGGAGAGGGAGTGCCAGATTGGACACGAGGGCGCCCGACAAGCTCAACGTTATACCGACGGCAAGGTACTGCAACTGGAGGCGTGCAATTCCACTTGTGATTCTGAGTCGGTCCAGTAGAACCAGAATGTTCAGGCCGCAGACAAGGACCACGTAGGCAGCGAAGGAGGGATAAAGCGGCCCTGTTTGCCGGACCAGCCCGATCTCAGATATCGCCGGGCTTGACGCTATGAGCGGGGTGAATGTGGAGAGAATGGCGAAGGCCAACCCGCCGGCAAGCGAGACACGGAATATATGTGGCGACGGCCGGTTCATCGGAAACGGATATGAACGGAGGAAAGTCAGAAACGCAGCCGGGGCTAGGCTCGCGCTTGCAAACGCCAACCTCAACACATACTCGCTCGGCTTCCAGTGCAGGAGCGCGATGGCAATCGTCCAGATTGCTGAGAGAAACGTGAACGTTGAGAACCAACGATTGACGGCGCTTTGGGGATTGGCGCGTAGTATGAAAACGGTGAGGGCGACAAGCACTGTAGCGATGGTCACCAGGCCGATATTCGCCATGGTTGCTCCTACGCGCTGGTAAGTGACCGATCAAGAAGCGAGGCAGCAGGGAACTGAACTGTGATGGTTGCCCCACGCCCGCCGGCATTATTCGATGCCTTAATGGTGGCTTGATGTGCGTCGGCGATGCTGCGGCAAATCGACAGACCCAAGCCTGAGCCCTCAGGCTTTGTAGTGACAAAGGGATCGAAGATTTTCTCGAGCAAGCGGCTGGGGATTCCACTGCCGGTATCGGAGATTGCCACGATCAGACCTTCGCCCTCACCTTCAGGCTGACGCCGAAGCTGAATAGATAGTTTTCCCCCGCCCTCCATCGCCTCGACCGCGTTCAAAAGAATATTGAGGAGTAACTGTTTGAGTTGCGCTTGGTCGGCATGAACTGGCGGCAAATCATCATCGATGGAGATCGAAACGGAGATCCCCGCCTGCTCCATCCGACCTCGCAGGAGCGCCAGTGTTTCGTCAAGCACCGGCTTGAGATTCATCAGCGAGCGACGTGAAATGGGTGCGGCGAGCGCGCGAAGGCGCGCTATCAGCTCATCAATCCGCTCGATCTCTCGGATCACAACTTTGGAGAAGTCGCTGCGGAACTCTTGATCCGTGAATCGCTCCGGCAGTAGCTCAGCGAATGTTTTGATGGCCACGAGGGGATTCTTGATCTCGTGTGCGATACCGGCAGCCAGCGCTGTCGTGGCAGCGAGGCGCTCGGCTTGGCGCCTCTCGCGCTCCATCAGCAACATTCTGTGGTGGAGTTGTGCGTTTTTGATGGCGACCGCCGCTTGAGCAACCAGCGTCGTGAGTAGATCGATATCCTCGTCGAAGTAGGGATCGCCTGATCGCTTCGGGCCGAGCACAAAAAGGCCCTCGACCTTGCCGCCTTCAAGCATGGGGAAGGCTGCCTCGCCCCCGAGGCGGGACAAGACCTCCAGGGCGGAGCGGACCGTTCTCTCATCGTCAACCGCCCGCCCATCGAGCTGCAGAAGTGGCGCTCGCTTACGAGTAAGTTCAGCCACGAGCGGTGAGGTGCCGGAGAGGGTGTGAGGCAGGGAGATCGCAGCAGCGTCATGCGCGGGTCGTCTGCTGGCGAGCGAATAGCCGTCCGAATCCAGATACCTCAAATACACCCCGATTGTCTCTGGTCGAACAGTACGGCTTATAACATCGCAGATATGTTCCACGAGCCTTGGAAGACTGAGCGTTGACCCCATTACGCGCGTGGCCTCACGGATCGTCCGCTGATAATCGTAAGGCGTTCGGTAAAGATACCGATCCAGGGCGCTCCGAACCTTGTGCATCAGAGGCTGGAGAACAAGGGCGGCGAGGAAGAGAAGGGCGGCCTGCGTCGGTAATGGTAGATGAAGCAGTGGGACGAGGAAACGGGTACCGAGACTTAGGATGGTGACAAACAGAGCGCCAAAAAGAAGCAGGGCGATGACATGAGAAAGCGTACGGCTGAGAATAAGGCGGACATTCATTAGTCGATGTCGTATGAGGGCATGAGCAGTCAAGGCGAGGAAGACCAGCGTGAAGATCGGACCGTAAAGCCCTACATGTGAGGCGCTGAAGAGGAGCGGGATCAGTAGATTAGTCGTGCCAATGCCAATTGCCGGAACGAGGAGGCCGATGAGGAGATACCAGAGCTGAAGCCGAGTTCGGCCAGTGGCGTGCGTCGCCTTGGT
Coding sequences within:
- a CDS encoding GAF domain-containing protein codes for the protein MKSALLVRPDAALQAQLRRALAGCSVFVVGDDDEALRTLRLVDVDLVVRDCRRGGDLSAFAARLRDARPGTLLVAVGPPEDAADVADLVLAEGFTTRDVEVVLRQVADRRRLLAEIAALRIQLAEVVAGGRRTAEDEAREAPAIGGILREFTRVLAAGFNLSRVLDLFLDAIGQLLRPARSALLLPDEGGAYRVRTHRGLAPQVTASVRLRASEGLADWLATQGRPARLNDLADPEAARELTMLGGVLAVPLLAHGDLVAILVAGQPVAGGGYSRVEMETLFDLAAHLATAIRDITLHHELRREKEFNERILAHMSSGVVTIGRDHRVGIFNRRAEEILGLKAAEVAGQDLRRLPSPLGDMLFETLSADRPLPRSEIHLALSNRWLEVSTYPIRGEESAPLGAALVFEDRTDQKELAARKRQAEEFQLLARFIARIADEIKNPLVSINTFVELIDERFDDADFRKLFSSVVRRDARRLVQVFEKLAALVSEGELHFSTVDVHAVLDEAVAAVQLGEDGAGSRLQLDYSREGAPLLVRVDPGQLSKAVGYLIWYLTHNSPGDQARVSVSATRGDRDEGAVRILIGSRTASVTPEKLDRLFDPVQMVQESLIDVGPAVSQRLIEAQRGRLAVRQGRHELAFHITLPAAEA
- a CDS encoding ATP-binding protein, translated to MANIGLVTIATVLVALTVFILRANPQSAVNRWFSTFTFLSAIWTIAIALLHWKPSEYVLRLAFASASLAPAAFLTFLRSYPFPMNRPSPHIFRVSLAGGLAFAILSTFTPLIASSPAISEIGLVRQTGPLYPSFAAYVVLVCGLNILVLLDRLRITSGIARLQLQYLAVGITLSLSGALVSNLALPLLTGDSVHTYLGPYFLTPFVLLTAHSIIRHRLLDLRLVVHRGLTIAIASALSLIPVGLFLLLFRPLTTGPGWTESLGFLTALVAVTLLVPPTRDLAGHLLDRYLYRSRLGFAETVGQVSRTLRRVFQLRPLAMVIAPPIRSATGAEGVLVFVRDEDGLLRAIGSCLDPASPMRPADQLPPAVDDALRHSERLIVDDDHSQVDLPGEVRTFLHTHRIVVLQAVVFEDSVIGAIAVGPKLSGDPFYANDLSLLTTLANQAGIAIKNAQLYTEVIRANEYLTNVLATIESGVISINAAGRVLMLNRAAEELTGLPAETVVGRPMAEVLPPVLERPLRVARDTGERHTEPELALPAGETTRPVICTTSPVRDPAGEIIGAVSVFSDLTLLKELEAQRRRAERLAYFEVLAAGLAHEIKNPLVAIKAFTQLVPRRSRDDAFIEEFSRVVSREIGRMERVVDRLRVLSRPGARPRRRLDVRRPLRDALEFLGPVFEQKQLTLTVQLPVEPALTVGDEAELEQLFINLLMNAREATPSGGTVAVTLAEEAGLVRVAVADTGPGIPPALLSQVFEPFFTTKARGSGLGLAISSAIAESHGARIWAANRDEGGAVFTVELPAPPPVEAPRPSMNPAA
- a CDS encoding ATP-binding protein encodes the protein MPERLFIVAYIALSLVDLAIGAYVYSRARAQLTNQVFAALAGSVGLWTLSVTFAHYPTTSSPLLVRSTFAAASIMVLAFLTFLRVFPATPFPRDWTYRALAMIGLLFVPLAYTGLLVSHSETGPAGLTVTYGSLYPVFGIYAVICIGLGMVAVWTKATHATGRTRLQLWYLLIGLLVPAIGIGTTNLLIPLLFSASHVGLYGPIFTLVFLALTAHALIRHRLMNVRLILSRTLSHVIALLLFGALFVTILSLGTRFLVPLLHLPLPTQAALLFLAALVLQPLMHKVRSALDRYLYRTPYDYQRTIREATRVMGSTLSLPRLVEHICDVISRTVRPETIGVYLRYLDSDGYSLASRRPAHDAAAISLPHTLSGTSPLVAELTRKRAPLLQLDGRAVDDERTVRSALEVLSRLGGEAAFPMLEGGKVEGLFVLGPKRSGDPYFDEDIDLLTTLVAQAAVAIKNAQLHHRMLLMERERRQAERLAATTALAAGIAHEIKNPLVAIKTFAELLPERFTDQEFRSDFSKVVIREIERIDELIARLRALAAPISRRSLMNLKPVLDETLALLRGRMEQAGISVSISIDDDLPPVHADQAQLKQLLLNILLNAVEAMEGGGKLSIQLRRQPEGEGEGLIVAISDTGSGIPSRLLEKIFDPFVTTKPEGSGLGLSICRSIADAHQATIKASNNAGGRGATITVQFPAASLLDRSLTSA